In Ostrea edulis chromosome 6, xbOstEdul1.1, whole genome shotgun sequence, a single window of DNA contains:
- the LOC125648356 gene encoding uncharacterized protein LOC125648356 produces MNTIVILIAAGIVCCIGIVDAKYLIFSPNGGISNWNDAVNYCKRRSANIVKIENRGEWNNLYNLLQCENKSGDGWFIGGRARNGRWYWEDGSSMRFKNFASDLRLFPQTGTIRTVYNYAYVPTYGRKWKYVSRRSSNKLGVICEKRC; encoded by the exons ATG AATACAATTGTTATACTGATTGCGGCTGGCATCGTTTGCTGTATAG gGATCGTGGATGCAAAGTACCTTATTTTTTCGCCAAATGGAGGTATAAGCAATTGGAACGACGCCGTCAACTACTGCAAACGTCGATCAGCCAACATCGTCAAGATTGAAAACAGGGGCGAATGGAATAACCTATATAATCTCTTGCAATGTGAAAATA AGAGTGGAGACGGCTGGTTCATTGGAGGGCGGGCAAGAAATGGGAGATGGTATTGGGAAGACGGGTCCTCTATGAGGTTCAAAAACTTTGCTTCAGATCTTAGATTATTCCCACAAACAGGAACGATACGCACAGTGTACAATTATGCTTATGTGCCCACTTACGGCCGGAAATGGAAGTATGTGTCGAGGCGTTCCTCTAACAAGCTTGGAGTAATTTGTGAAAAAAGATgttaa